The following are encoded together in the Phaseolus vulgaris cultivar G19833 chromosome 9, P. vulgaris v2.0, whole genome shotgun sequence genome:
- the LOC137822300 gene encoding uncharacterized protein — MVSTRSMERMTEADQTMLLLSLQREMAEMRRKAEEAAQKNEQELQVLRRENEDMRKKLGEGGPSVIPTNVVGKSYTSPPNPDVAEGTRDRPPPRETEMGDESCLIRSTRTTLTADPNRRHPFTNNIIEVPLPEKWKGFNRDRYDGSTDPDEHMDAYTTHMSLYTSDDAVLCRVFPTSLKGAALSWFTKLSPNSIDSFATLIAKFETQFATSRPHHLTSIALVGIRQEKGESLRTFVDRFSKVAMSIRNLSPDVAMHHMLTALRPGPFADNLCMQPADSLDELRKRAAKYMQLEELREFRNKARAEAGGERKEEKDRQARPIQRTDRRRENRDRPIRFSRYTPLTAERGRILDEALNAELIPPPRKVASPNNADRRKQCRYHQNTEHSTDECQALKDKIEELIQAGHLRRFVRNGRDPPGRADPPRRTRSPQRGRENQNNRGDRQPARADPPRRDDPPREGDGRGNREVINTIAGGFAGGGSTNNARKKHLRAVHQVNAVAFRPRMPPITFTDEDFKGVDYRQQDDPMVIAVDIDRFTIRKTLVDQGSSVDILYWKTFKAMRMTEAEMMPYDDHVVGFSGERVGTKGYIDLYTTFGEGKNTKTIKIRYLVIDANTSYNILLGRPSINRLMAIVSTPHLAMKFPSKTGDILTVHVDQKEARECYAESLRVEPLRADTSPLRARKSSRKDRSPRKDRPREAQPTVALVDLDPRATEDRLEAREELRRVPLLDEEHNTAVGTALAAAEAEVMHAALKKNVDMFAWTPADMPGVSPDVITHRLSIFKEARPISQKKRDLGDEKRLAAKEEAGKLLSAGFIREARYTTWLANVVMVTKPNGNWRMCVDYRNINSACPKDTYPLPNIDRLVDGAAGHKIMSFLDAYSGYNQISMHPRDKEKTAFMTADANYYYEVMPFGLKNAGATYQRLMDKIFKGLIGRAVEVYVDDIVVKSDSFEQHLKDLDEVFKALRGVNMKLNPEKCTFGVEGGKFLGFMLTHRGIEANPDKCQAILSMRSPNTVKEVQQLLGRLTALSRFVPRLAERTRPIVQLLRKGKKFVWDDQCEEIFKKFKEFLTSPAVIQKPRPDAPILVNLAVSEEAVSAALVQEAEGEERPIYFVSRTLHSAETRYQMIEKVALALVLTARRMRPYFQNHSITVRTDYPIFKILSKPDLAGRMIGWSVELSEFDIRYEPRGAIKSQCLADFSAELTPLPTLSDGWTLYVDGSSNKTACGAGVVLEGPGDLLLEQALQFGFRATNNQAEYEALLAGLNLAYDMGAREVTCKSDSQVMVGQVNGDFEVKEPLLQRYYHAAKNSIARFNKAPLQHIPREDNKRADILSKLSITKKKSHQR; from the exons atggtttcaacaagaagcatggaaAGAATGACTGAAGCCGACCAAACAATGCTGCTGCTGTCTCTCCAGAGGGAGATGGCCGAGATGCGAAGAAAGGCCGAGGAGGCCGCTCAGAAAAATGAACAAGAGTTGCAAGTTCTCCGCAGGGAGAACGAAGATATGAGAAAGAAGCTGGGGGAGGGAGGACCCTCTGTCATACCGACGAACGTGGTTGGCAAGTCCTACACCTCTCCCCCCAACCCGGATGTGGCCGAGGGGACGAGAGACCGACCCCCTCCCCGCGAAACTGAAATGGGCGACGAGTCGTGCCTAATCAGGTCCACCCGGACGACCCTGACGGCTGACCCGAACCGCCGTCACCCCTTTACAAACAACATCATCGAAGTCCCACTTCCTGAgaagtggaagggtttcaaccgagaccgatatgacgggtcgaccgacccggacgagcatatggACGCCTACACCACCCATATGAGTCTCTACACCTCGGACGACGCCGTCTTGTGCCGGGTGTTCCCCACATCCTTGAAGGGTGCAGCCCTTAGCTGGTTCACCAAGCTCTCACCCAACTCCATAGATAGCTTTGCCACGCTCATCGCAAAGTTCGAAACACAGTTTGCGACCAGCCGGCCGCACCACCTGACCTCAATCGCCCTGGTAGGCATCCGCCAGGAGAAAGGAGAGTCGCTGAGGACCTTCGTAGATAGGTTCAGCAAAGTGGCAATGAGCATCCGAAATCTGAGTCCGGATGTCgccatgcaccacatgctgacgGCCCTGCGCCCGGGGCCCTTTGCCGACAACCTATGCATGCAGCCGGCCGACAGCCTGGACGAGCTGAGAAAGAGAGCCGCTAAGTACATGCAGCTGGAGGAGCTAAGAGAGTTCCGCAACAAGGCCCGTGCCGAGGCCGGTGGAGAgaggaaggaagaaaaagaccGACAGGCTCGGCCGATACAGAGAACGGACCGGCGCCGGGAAAATCGAGACCGACCGATCCGTTTCTCGAGGTATACACCCCTAACGGCCGAGCGGGGAAGGATTCTGGACGAAGCCCTTAACGCCGAGCTGATCCCTCCCCCAAGGAAGGTGGCCAGCCCAAATAACGCCGACCGAAGGAAGCAGTGTCGGTACCACCAGAACACCGAACACTCAACCGACGAGTGTCAAGCACTTAAGGACAAGATAGAGGAACTTATCCAGGCTGGGCATCTCCGCCGGTTCGTCAGGAATGGCCGAGACCCACCAGGCCGGGCGGATCCTCCCAGGCGGACGAGGTCACCTCAGCGCGGCcgagaaaaccaaaacaacagAGGCGACCGGCAACCCGCAAGGGCCGACCCCCCTCGAAGGGACGATCCCCCGAGGGAAGGCGATGGGAGAGGTAACCGAGAGGTTATCAACACCATAGCCGGCGGTTTCGCCGGGGGAGGAAGCACAAACAACGCCCGGAAGAAGCACCTCCGGGCGGTACACCAGGTAAACGCCGTGGCGTTCCGACCAAGGATGCCACCCATCACTTTCACGGACGAAGACTTTAAAGGCGTGGACTACCGCCAGCAGGACGACCCGATGGTGATAGCGGTCGACATAGATCGATTCACCATAAGGAAGACTctcgtggaccaaggaagttcggtagATATCCTCTATTGGAAAACTTTCAAGGCCATGAGAATGACCGAGGCCGAGATGATGCCATACGACGACCACGTGGTAGGATTCTCGGGCGAGAGAGTGGGTACCAAGGGATATATCGACTTGTACACCACCTTCGGAGAGGGGAAGAACACCAAGACCATCAAAATCCGGTACCTGGTCATCGACGCCAACACCTCCTATAACATCCTCCTCGGCCGACCATCCATCAATCGGCTGATGGCCATAGTATCAACCCCCCACCTCGCAATGAAATTCCCCTCAAAGACAGGAGACATTCTCACAGTCCACGTggaccagaaagaagcacgAGAGTGCTACGCCGAGAGTCTCCGGGTGGAGCCTCTAAGGGCAGACACTTCTCCCCTTCGGGCGAGGAAGTCCTCCCGAAAGGACCGCTCCCCCAGGAAGGACCGGCCGAGGGAGGCCCAGCCAACCGTAGCACTAGTAGACCTTGATCCCCGGGCAACCGAGGACAGGCTAGAGGCAAGAGAGGAGCTGAGGAGGGTCCCCCTCCTCGACGAAGAGCACAACACGGCTGTAGGGACAGCCTTGGCGGCGGCCGAGGCCGAGGTCATGCACGCCGCGCTAAAAAAGAATGTCGACATGTTCGCATGGACGCCGGCCGACATGCCGGGAGTCAGCCCGGATGTCATCACCCATCGGCTGTCCATATTCAAGGAAGCCCGCCCGATCTCCCAAAAGAAGAGGGACTTGGGCGACGAAAAACGGCTCGCGGCGAAGGAAGAGGCCGGTAAGCTCCTATCGGCCGGATTCATAAGGGAGGCCCGGTACACGacatggctggccaacgtcgtcatgGTTACCAAGCCTAACGGTaactggaggatgtgcgtcgactacaGAAACATCAACAGCGCATGCCCGAAAGACACCTACCCCCTCCCGAACATTGACCGCTTGGTGGATGGGGCGGCCGGCCATAAAAttatgagcttcctggacgcttactctggctataaccagataagcatgcacccgCGGGACAAGGAGAAGACGGCCTTCATGACGGCCGACGCCAACTACTACTACGAGGTCATGCCGTTCGGCCTCAAGAACGCCGGGGCAACCTACCAGCGCCTCATGGACAAAATTTTCAAGGGTCTAATAGGCCGGGCGGTAGAAGTctatgtggacgacatagtCGTGAAGTCCGACTCATTCGAGCAACACCTGAAGGATCTGGACGAGGTCTTCAAGGCCCTAAGGGGGGTCAACATGAAACTCAACCCCGAAAAATGTACTTTCGGGGTGGAGGGAGGAAAGTTcctaggcttcatgctcacccaccgagggatagaggccaaccccgacaaatgtcaGGCCATACTCAGCATGAGAAGCCCGAACaccgtgaaggaggtacaacaaCTCCTTGGGCGGCTGACCGCCCTCTCTCGCTTTGTCCCCCGATTGGCCGAGAGGACGAGGCCGATCGTTCAGTTGCTCCGTAAAGGCAAAAAATTCGTCTGGGACGACCAATGTGAGGAAATCTTCAAAAAATTCAAAGAGTTCCTCACATCTCCGGCCGTCATCCAGAAGCCGAGACCCGACGCCCCAATCCTCGTAAATCTAGCAGTCTCGGAAGAAGCAGTCAGCGCTGCCCTAGTGCAGGAAGCCGAGGGCGAGGAGCGACCCATATACTTTGTCAGCCGAACCCTCCATTCGGCCGAGACTCGATATCAGATGATTGAGAAGGTGGCTCTCGCACTCGTCCTCACGGCAAGACGGATGCGCCCCTACTTCCAAAATCACTCCATAACTGTAAGAACCGACTAccctattttcaaaattttatctaaaccggACCTTGCAGGGAGGATGATAGGATGGTCGGTCGAACTCTCCGAGTTCGACATACGTTATGAGCCGAGGGGCGCCATCAAATCTCAATGCTTGGCCGACTTCTCGGCCGAGCTGACACCACTGCCCACACTCTCGGACGGTTGGACTCTCTACGTGGACGGCTCATCAAATAAAACAGCCTGTGGAGCGGGAGTCGTCCTGGAAGGGCCGGGCGACCTCCTCCTGGAACAAGCCCTCCAGTTCGGATTTCGGGCGACCAACAATCAGGCCGAGTACGAGGCCTTGCTGGCCGGGCTGAACCTAGCTTACGACATGGGAGCGCGCGAGGTTACatgcaaaagcgactcccaggtgATGGTCGGCCAAGTCAACGGAGATTTCGAGGTTAAAGAGCCTTTGCTGCAGCGATACTACCACGCGGCCAAAAACAGTATCGCCCGCTTCAACAAAGCGCCCTTGCAACACATACCGAGGGAGGACAACAAAAGGGCCGACATCCTGTCCAAGCTCTCGATCACCAAAAAGAAGAGCCACCAGAG ATAA
- the LOC137820866 gene encoding phosphoglycerate mutase-like protein 1 isoform X1, protein MLIIRDPILQNSIFVPGSISKRGCASPPSPSFLCCSYPSDMDTAAGQILYPLHRCKTLHLVRHAQGFHNVEGEKDFEAYKSYDLFDANLTPLGWKQVENLRGHVKASGLSKTIELVIVSPLLRTMQTAVGVFGGEACTDETGVPPLMNNDVGDSGRPAISSLNAPPFIAVELCREHLGVHPCDKRRSITDYRHMFPAIDFSLIENDEDILWKPDIREKNEEVAARGLKFLEWLWTRKEKEIAVVTHSGFLFRSLSAFGNDCHPTVKSEICTHFANCELRSMVVVDKGMIGSDESSTNYPGKIPFGLDLPSDVADEKYAGNGLPN, encoded by the exons ATGCTTATCATTCGTGATCCTATTTTACAGAATTCCATTTTTGTCCCCGGTTCCATTTCCAAGCGTGGTTGCGCATCTCCACCTTCTCCTTCTTTCCTTTGCTGCTCTTATCCCTCAG ATATGGATACTGCTGCTGGTCAAATTCTTTACCCGTTGCACCGCTGTAAAACTCTTCACCTG GTTAGACATGCCCAAGGATTTCATAATGTagaaggtgagaaggactttgaAGCGTACAAGTCTTATGATCTTTTTGATGCAAATCTGACCCCTCTTGGCTGGAAACAG GTTGAAAATCTGAGAGGACATGTTAAGGCCAGTGGTCTTTCGAAAACAATTGAACTAGTTATAGTTTCTCCCTTGTTAAG GACCATGCAAACAGCAGTGGGAGTCTTTGGTGGTGAAGCATGTACAGATGAGACTGGCGTACCTCCCCTAATGAATAACGATGTGGGAGACAGTGGTCGCCCTGCAATTTCCAGTCTTAATGCTCCACCATTTATAGCTGTGGAGCTTTGCCGAGAACACTTG GGGGTGCATCCTTGTGataagagaagaagcatcactGACTACCGACATATGTTTCCAGCTATTGATTTTTCATTG ATAGAGAATGATGAAGACATTCTGTGGAAACCTGACATTAGAGAGAAGAATGAAGAAGTTGCTGCTAGGGGACTTAAATTTTTGGAATG GCTGTggacaagaaaagaaaaggagatAGCTGTTGTTACCCACAGCGGTTTTCTGTTCCGCTCCTTGAGTGCTTTTGGAAATGATTGTCATCCAACTGTGAAGAGTGAAATCTGTACACA CTTTGCTAATTGTGAGCTACGTTCAATGGTTGTCGTTGATAAAGG TATGATTGGTTCAGATGAATCATCTACCAACTATCCTGGCAAAATTCCATTTGGCCTTGACCTTCCTAGTGATGTTGCTGACGAGAAATATGCGGGGAACGGCCTGCCAAACTGA
- the LOC137820866 gene encoding phosphoglycerate mutase-like protein 1 isoform X2 yields the protein MDTAAGQILYPLHRCKTLHLVRHAQGFHNVEGEKDFEAYKSYDLFDANLTPLGWKQVENLRGHVKASGLSKTIELVIVSPLLRTMQTAVGVFGGEACTDETGVPPLMNNDVGDSGRPAISSLNAPPFIAVELCREHLGVHPCDKRRSITDYRHMFPAIDFSLIENDEDILWKPDIREKNEEVAARGLKFLEWLWTRKEKEIAVVTHSGFLFRSLSAFGNDCHPTVKSEICTHFANCELRSMVVVDKGMIGSDESSTNYPGKIPFGLDLPSDVADEKYAGNGLPN from the exons ATGGATACTGCTGCTGGTCAAATTCTTTACCCGTTGCACCGCTGTAAAACTCTTCACCTG GTTAGACATGCCCAAGGATTTCATAATGTagaaggtgagaaggactttgaAGCGTACAAGTCTTATGATCTTTTTGATGCAAATCTGACCCCTCTTGGCTGGAAACAG GTTGAAAATCTGAGAGGACATGTTAAGGCCAGTGGTCTTTCGAAAACAATTGAACTAGTTATAGTTTCTCCCTTGTTAAG GACCATGCAAACAGCAGTGGGAGTCTTTGGTGGTGAAGCATGTACAGATGAGACTGGCGTACCTCCCCTAATGAATAACGATGTGGGAGACAGTGGTCGCCCTGCAATTTCCAGTCTTAATGCTCCACCATTTATAGCTGTGGAGCTTTGCCGAGAACACTTG GGGGTGCATCCTTGTGataagagaagaagcatcactGACTACCGACATATGTTTCCAGCTATTGATTTTTCATTG ATAGAGAATGATGAAGACATTCTGTGGAAACCTGACATTAGAGAGAAGAATGAAGAAGTTGCTGCTAGGGGACTTAAATTTTTGGAATG GCTGTggacaagaaaagaaaaggagatAGCTGTTGTTACCCACAGCGGTTTTCTGTTCCGCTCCTTGAGTGCTTTTGGAAATGATTGTCATCCAACTGTGAAGAGTGAAATCTGTACACA CTTTGCTAATTGTGAGCTACGTTCAATGGTTGTCGTTGATAAAGG TATGATTGGTTCAGATGAATCATCTACCAACTATCCTGGCAAAATTCCATTTGGCCTTGACCTTCCTAGTGATGTTGCTGACGAGAAATATGCGGGGAACGGCCTGCCAAACTGA